A single region of the Leptodactylus fuscus isolate aLepFus1 chromosome 5, aLepFus1.hap2, whole genome shotgun sequence genome encodes:
- the LOC142204803 gene encoding volume-regulated anion channel subunit LRRC8D-like: protein MLAAVRRGMFTVSEAASLAETQAHFKALKPWWDVLMDYLLIIMLMTSFFSATLLITMDKVVCMPKTIKLSKNMSKDFGEAAVTTQHMPTVPKAIGHSTNLDFQQYRYVSAVCYHKVVPWHSKYFPYLTLINTLVLLVSSNFWFKYPKTSSKIELFLSILAKCFESPWTTKALEETSDQPPPEHGRQKSSTSRSIDQSPRTPLIKDVQFSFVPLSVPSILDKKEEEQAKALFEKIRHFRTHAEDSDVVYRVYVGQTVFKVVEVALILGYSLSLIGSFSFHHVCKPGIQDFMGYSAFTCTHNLAFILEKLLLTYIVLVCAYVFLSAYALFWLFTRSLKVYSFEQSSDGAGFSDIPDVKNDFAFMLYMVDRYDTLYSRRFSVFLSAVSEGRLRELALNSEWPAVKLRQMINKDANGRSELQLAMIPVIPKDVYELREIQVLKLELISSAKFVGAVSQLKYLSELHISHCTVKTDPDAFSFIREKIKVLHVRFTDMEELPSWMYSLKNLSQLHLSGNLNCSNNKSIRLQSLRGLSGLRSLSLTTNLSHLPSAVLDVAGQLSSLSIQNGDTELGSLGQLKRMNQLLEVKLCHCKISKIPSALFGLTSLQSIDLASNRLQYVDELGNFQRLRSLNILRLSHNAICRLPPSIEFLRNLEELSISHNNLENLPISLFNLVRLRHLDVSHNHIRHIPHEVGHLTRLETLAIVSNEITFLPRELFRCHRLRSLHVSSNKLTNIPHEIGQLPLLSSLDLTGNNLTELPEELAHCIQLKKGGLDVEEHVLGTLPPEVRKRYL, encoded by the exons ATGCTTGCCGCCGTCCGTAGAG GTATGTTCACAGTAAGCGAGGCTGCGTCACTAGCCGAGACCCAGGCCCATTTCAAGGCTTTAAAACCATGGTGGGACGTCCTAATGGATTATCTTCTTATAATCATGCTTATGACATCTTTCTTCTCTGCAACGCTCCTTATCACCATGGATAAAGTTGTCTGTATGCCAAAGACTATAAAGCTTTCCAAGAACATGTCCAAAGACTTTGGTGAGGCTGCTGTGACCACACAACATATGCCAACTGTTCCAAAAGCAATCGGTCACTCGACAAATTTAGATTTCCAGCAATATAGATATGTAAGTGCTGTCTGCTACCACAAAGTCGTACCTTGGCACTCCAAATATTTTCCTTATTTGACCCTTATCAACACTTTGGTGCTACTTGTGAGCAGCAATTTCTGGTTTAAGTATCCAAAAACATCTTCTAAGATTGAGCTCTTCCTTTCTATCCTGGCCAAATGTTTTGAATCTCCATGGACCACCAAAGCACTTGAGGAGACCAGTGACCAGCCACCTCCTGAACATGGCCGTCAAAAGTCCAGCACTTCACGTTCCATAGACCAGTCGCCCAGGACACCATTGATAAAGGATGTTCAGTTTTCATTTGTACCGCTCTCGGTGCCTTCAATCTTGGACAAAAAGGAGGAAGAGCAAGCTAAGGCTTTATTTGAGAAGATACGCCATTTCCGAACCCATGCTGAGGACTCAGATGTTGTGTATAGAGTCTATGTTGGTCAGACTGTTTTCAAGGTGGTCGAGGTGGCTCTAATACTTGGGTACTCACTTAGTTTGATAGGTTCATTTAGCTTCCACCATGTTTGTAAACCTGGTATACAGGATTTTATGGGATATTCTGCGTTTACCTGCACACATAACCTGGCCTTCATTCTAGAAAAACTTCTGCTGACGTATATTGTGCTTGTTTGTGCCTATGTTTTCCTATCTGCGTATGCATTGTTTTGGCTCTTTACCAGATCACTCAAGGTGTATTCTTTTGAACAAAGTAGTGATGGAGCCGGCTTTAGTGATATCCCTGATGTGAAAAATGACTTTGCCTTCATGTTATACATGGTAGACCGCTATGACACATTGTACTCAAGAAGATTCTCAGTGTTCCTCTCTGCTGTAAGTGAAGGGAGGCTCAGAGAACTCGCACTCAATTCCGAGTGGCCGGCGGTGAAACTGAGACAGATGATCAACAAGGACGCCAATGGACGCTCCGAATTGCAGCTGGCAATGATCCCAGTAATACCAAAGGATGTTTACGAACTGCGTGAGATTCAGGTTCTTAAGCTGGAGTTGATCTCTTCTGCGAAGTTTGTAGGAGCAGTATCTCAGCTGAAGTATCTCTCCGAGCTCCATATCAGTCACTGCACAGTCAAAACAGACCCTGATGCATTCTCTTTCATTCGGGAGAAGATAAAAGTGCTTCATGTTAGGTTCACAGACATGGAGGAACTTCCATCTTGGATGTACTCTTTGAAGAATTTAAGTCAACTTCATCTTTCTGGCAATCTTAACTGTTCCAACAATAAGTCCATTCGTCTACAATCGCTACGAGGACTGTCAGGACTCAGATCTCTTTCTCTGACAACTAACTTGTCCCATTTACCTTCTGCAGTGTTGGATGTGGCTGGGCAGCTCTCATCGTTGAGTATACAAAATGGAGACACCGAGCTTGGGTCACTGGGTCAGCTGAAAAGGATGAACCAGTTACTGGAGGTTAAACTTTGTCACTGCAAGATCTCCAAAATTCCTAGTGCACTTTTTGGCTTGACGAGTTTGCAAAGCATTGATCTAGCCTCCAACCGTCTGCAATACGTCGATGAACTAGGAAACTTTCAGCGTCTTCGAAGCCTTAACATTTTAAGATTATCCCATAATGCtatctgtcgtcttcctccttctATTGAGTTTCTACGTAACTTGGAAGAACTTTCCATTTCCCACAATAACCTGGAGAATTTACCAATTTCTCTTTTTAACCTTGTCCGGTTAAGACACTTAGATGTAAGTCATAATCACATCAGACATATTCCCCATGAAGTCGGTCACTTAACACGTCTTGAAACACTGGCTATCGTGTCTAACGAAATCACTTTCCTGCCACGAGAGTTGTTCCGCTGCCATAGACTAAGGTCCCTCCATGTTAGTTCCAACAAACTTACCAACATACCACATGAGATTGGGCAACTACCCCTCCTGTCCAGCTTGGACCTTACGGGGAACAACTTGACTGAGTTGCCAGAGGAGTTAGCACATTGTATACAGCTGAAGAAGGGCGGACTGGATGTGGAAGAGCATGTCTTAGGAACATTACCTCCAGAAGTGAGGAAAAGATACTTGTAA